The following coding sequences lie in one Cannabis sativa cultivar Pink pepper isolate KNU-18-1 chromosome 5, ASM2916894v1, whole genome shotgun sequence genomic window:
- the LOC115716772 gene encoding protein OVEREXPRESSOR OF CATIONIC PEROXIDASE 3: MGLASALYTPLLGLHSASLLGGDHLLSSQLRRIPPGHLIIGPNPHRRSISTLTLARRRNRNSTPATSSSLTKKNNKKKLGRNVDEDEIDEDAIEALFAQLEEDLKKADPSLFEGEDDDEEISEEDLAKLDEELARVFDMTDDDLDVDEDDEDEDEDEEEEEEEPVKLRNWQLRRLASALKIGRRKTNIKSLAAELCLDRAVVLEMLREPPPSLLMMAATLPDDEPTGPIITVTDMKTIEEAVVEETPKLETSAKVPVHVKQQRLFSQKRIKKVDIQTLENVYRRSKRPTNTMIDSIVHVTNLPRKRIVKWFEDKRAEEGVPGQRLPYQRSAPDTVQ; the protein is encoded by the exons ATGGGTTTAGCATCGGCGCTTTACACTCCTCTCTTGGGCCTCCATAGCGCCTCTCTCCTCGGCGGCGACCACCTCCTATCGAGCCAGCTCCGCCGCATTCCGCCGGGACATCTGATTATTGGGCCTAATCCTCACCGTCGCTCCATATCCACACTCACTCTCGCTCGTCGTAGAAACCGTAATTCTACGCCCGCCACATCTTCTTCTCTAACGAAAAAGAACAACAAG AAAAAATTGGGTAGAAATGTGGATGAGGATGAGATAGATGAAGATGCCATTGAAGCACTCTTCGCTCAGCTAGAAGAAGACCTCAAGAAGGCGGACCCTTCTTTGTTTGAAGGTGAAGACGACGACGAGGAGATTAGCGAAGAAGACCTTGCTAAGCTTGACGAAGAACTTGCTCGGGTTTTTGATATGACAGATGACGATTTAGATGTTGATGAAGATGACGAAGACGAAGATGaggacgaagaagaagaagaagaagaacccgTGAAGCTTAGGAATTGGCAACTTCGGAGACTGGCTTCAGCTTTAAAAATTGGCCGCCGGAAAACCAAC ATCAAAAGTCTTGCGGCTGAGCTTTGTCTAGACAGAGCTGTTGTTCTTGAAATGCTTCGTGAACCCCCTCCTAGTCTCTTGATGATGGCTGCTACTTTACCTGATGACGAACCTACAGGTCCGATAATAACAGTAACTGACATGAAGACCATAGAAGAAGCTGTTGTGGAGGAAACTCCGAAACTGGAGACTTCTGCGAAAGTGCCTGTTCATGTCAAACAGCAAAGATTGTTCTCTCAAAAGCGAATAAAGAAAGTGGACATTCAAACCCTTGAAAATGTTTACAGAAGATCAAAACGACCAACT AACACGATGATTGACAGCATTGTGCATGTGACAAACCTGCCCCGTAAAAGAATTGTGAAATGGTTTGAGGATAAGCGAGCTGAAGAAGGGGTTCCCGGGCAGAGACTTCCATATCAACGCTCTGCTCCTGATACAGTTCAGTAA